CTTGGCGCCAGTCCGACCTGCGCTACGGCCTTCCGCGGCTGGAGGAAAGCCAGCGCGAAGTGTGGACCCCGCAGCAGCTGGGCCTGGACCGCCTGAACGGCTACAGCGTGAAGAAGGGCTGCTACCCGGGCCAGGAAATCGTTGCCCGCACCCACTTCCTCGGCAAGGCCAAGCGTGCGGTGCAGTTGCTTCAGACAGCCGCACCGGCGCAGGCCGGCGATGGCGTGCAGCAGGACGGCGTCGCGTTGGGCACGATTGCCAGCGTGGCCGGTGAGCTGGCGCTGGCGGTCTTGCCACTGGAGGCCGGCGACGCCGAGCTGCAGGTGGGTGGCGCCGTGGCGCAGCGCGTGCCGTTGCTGGATGGCCTGGCACGCTGAGGTTCACGCCGGGCACGGCCCGGCGCTACCGCTTCATCCACGCATGGCGTCGATCTACTGAACCCACCTTCTGTAGAGCCGAACCCATGCTCGGCTTCTCCATGAAATACAGCCGAGCGTGGGCTCGGCTCTACAGGGTCAGAGGCGCTCGCCGGTTTCCGCGTTGAAGAAATGCAGGCCCTGCGGGTGGATCGCTACGCGGATGTCCTCGCCCACCGCAGGCAACGCCTGCGGCGCCACACGCATGGTCAGCGCGTGCTGGCCACTGCTGAGGTTGACGAATATCTCGTTGCCGACCGGTTCGATGCCTTCAATGCGCGCGCTGAACGCATGCGCATCGTCGGCGGTCGCCGGCTGCAGGTGCTCTGGACGCACGCCCACCGCGATCGGCTTCTGCAGCCACGCCGGATCGATCGTGGCCTGGCCCAGCGGTGCACGCCAGTCGCCGTCGACCACGGTCACGCCACCGGCGTCGCCCTGCAGCGTGCCACGCAGCACGTTCATCGCCGGGCTGCCGAGGAAACCGGCCACGAACAGGTTGGCCGGGCGGTCGTACAGCGCCATCGGCGTATCGATCTGCTGGATGATGCCGTCCTTCAGCACCACGATGCGCTGGCCCAGGGTCATCGCTTCCACCTGGTCGTGGGTCACGTAGATCATCGTGGTGCCCAGCTTGCGGTGCAGCTGCGCGATCTCGGTGCGCACGCTGTGGCGCAGCTTGGCGTCGAGGTTGGACAGCGGCTCGTCCAGCAGGAACACCGCCGGCTCGCGCACCAGCGCACGGCCCAGTGCCACGCGCTGGCGCTGGCCACCGGACATCGCCTTGGGAAGCTTGTCCATCATCTCGGTCAGGCCCAGCGTCTGCGCCGCCTCGGCGATGCGCTTGTCGATGGTGGCCTTGTCATGGCCGCGCAACTTCAGGCCGAAGGCCAGGTTCTCGGCCACGGTCATATGCGGGTACAGCGCGTAGCTCTGGAACACCATGGCGATGTCGCGGTCCTTCGGCGCCACGTCGTTGACCACGCGGTCGCCGATGCTCAGCGTGCCGCCGCTGATCTCCTCCAGGCCAGCCACCATCCGCAGCAGGGTCGACTTGCCACAGCCGGACGGGCCGACCAGCACCATCAGCTCGCCATCGGCGACCTCGAAGGTGGCGTCCTTCACCGCGACCTGGCCGTTGTCATAGACCTTGCGCACACCCTGCAACTGCACTTTTGCCATATCACCTATCCGGTCCGCCCGAAGCCGGGCTGTCTTTTGGGACTGCCTCGGCCCTCCCGATGGCAGTGATGATTGCGCGCTTGCCGCATGACGGCGAGCACTGCAATCGAATACAGTTGCCCATTCTGCCATGTAAACGTTTTCACGTGGCACTATCCGATGATCGGTGCGCACCGATCTGCGTCGGCGGTGGAACGAAGCTTCCGCCGGGGCAGTGGTTTCGAATGGAACGGTCTCCCGCTACCCCGGAGATCGCCCCTGACGAACCTCGGACAGGCAGTTGCGCGGATGTCCCCCGAACCCAGCCATGAAGCGATTGACAACGATGTCACCCGGATCTGAAACTCGAGCGATGCACGACACCCTCTTCCTGTTCGGTGCCACAGGTGATCTGGCCCAGCGCTACCTGTTCCCTTCGCTGCTTCGCCTGCTTGGCGACGGCCTGCTGCCGGAGGACTTCCGCATCCGCGCACTGGCCCTGTCCGGGCATGACACCGAAGCCTTCCATGACATCCTGCGCCCGCGCCTGCAGCAGGCCATGCCGATGGCCACGCAGGACGACATCAGTGCCCTGCTGCGCCGCATCGACTACCGTTCGGTGGACCTGCGCGACGTCGACTCGGTTGCCGCCGCGGTCTCCGACCTGGTGCACCGCAAGTGCGTCAGCTACCTGGCCATCCCGCCGGGTCTGTACATCTCCACCTGCGAAGGCCTGGCCAAGGGCGGCGCACTTGCCGCACCGGCACGCCTGATGCTGGAGAAGCCGATCGGCAGCGACAGCGAGAGCGCCGAGGAGATCATCTCCACCATCGGCCAGTGGATCGACGAGGACCGCGTGTTCCGCCTCGACCACTACCTGGGCAAGGCGGCGGTGCAGAACCTGATCGCGCTGCGCTTCGGCAACACGCTGCTGGAAGCGGTGTGGAACCGCAACTACATCGAATCGGTGCACATCCTGGTGGCCGAGAGTGAAGGCGTGGATGGCCGCGATGCCTATTACGCCCGTTCCGGTGCGCTGCGCGACATGGTGCAGAGCCATATCCTGCAGCTGCTGTGCATGGTGGCGATGGAGCCGCCTGCCTCGCTGGAAGCCGACCGCATCCGCGACGAAAAGGTCAAGGTACTGCGTGCGCTGCGTCCGCTCGATGCCAGGCACGCCGCGCGTGACAGCATCCGTGGCCGCTACACCGCCGGCAGCATCAACGGCCAGCCGGCCCAGGCCTACCAGCCGCCGGAAGGCAGCGACGTGGAAACCTTCGCCGGCGTCACCGCGCATATCGACAACTGGCGCTGGAGCGGCGTGCCGTTCCACCTGGTCACCGGCAAGCGCCTGCCCGAACGCACCACCCGCGTGGTGGTCACGCTGAAGCCGGTCACCCACTGGCTGTTCGAGCGCCCGCAGCGTGCGCAGGCCGCGCCGAACCGCCTGGTATTCCAGCTGCAGCCGCAGGAGAACATCGAACTGGGCCTGATGAGCAGCCTGGCCGGCCCGGAATGGGGCGCGCTGGAACTGCATCCGCTGGAACTGGAACTGTCGGTGCCGACCGGCCTTCATCGCCGCATCGCCTACGAACGCCTGTTCCTGGACGCCTTCAACGGCAACCACACCCTGTTCGTGCGCGACGACGAAGTGCGTGCCGCCTGGGCGTGGATCGACAGCGTGGCCGATGCCTGGAAGGCAGCCAAGCTGCCGCTCGAACCCTACCCCGCTGGCCAGTGGGGCCCGAGCAACGCAACGGAGTTCCTGCCGCAGGGCGTGGACGCACCGGACAGCGGAGCCTCGGCATGAGTGCCAGCTCGCAGCCGGTGCTGGTCGCCGACATCGGTGGCACCAATGCGCGCTTCGCCCTGGCCGACACCTCGCTGGACGCGCCATTGCTGAAGGAGAGCATCCGCGAATACGCAGTGACGGAGTTCCCGTCGCTGGGGGATGCCGCGCACCACCACCTGGAACAGATCGGTGCCACCGCAAGCCGCGGCGTGTTCGCGGTTGCCGGGCGTGTCGACGGCGACGAGGCACGCATCACCAATCATCCGTGGGTGATCTCGCGCAGCCGTACCGCAGCAATGCTGGGCTTCAACGAACTGCACCTGATCAACGACTTCGCCGCGCAGGCGATGGCGATCTCGCTGCTGCAACCCGACGACGTGGTCCAGGTGGGCGGTGCCGCCTGGGTGCCGGGCAAGCCGGGCCAACCGCGCAACTACGCGGTGATCGGGCCGGGTACCGGCCTCGGTGTCGGTGGTCTGATCCTGCGTCACGGCCGCTGCTATCCGCTGGAAACCGAAGGCGGCCATGTAAGCTTCCCACCGGGTACTCCGGAAGAGATCCGCATCCTGGAGATCCTCTCCGAGCAGTTCGGGCGCGTCTCCAACGAGCGGCTGATCTGCGGCCCCGGCCTGGTCAACATCCATCGCGCGGTGTGCGAGATGGCCGGCATCGATCCGGGCCAGCTGCAACCGGTGGACGTGACCGCCCGCGCCCTGCATGGCGATCCGCAGGCAATGCGCACCGTCGATGTGTTCTGCGCGGTGTTCGGCGCCATTGCCGGCGACCTGGTACTGACCCAAGGCGCCTGGGACGGCGTGTTCCTGACCGGCGGACTGACCCCGAAGATGCTCGATTCACTGCAGCACTCCGGGTTCCGCCAGCGCTTCGAACACAAGGGGCGGTTCTCTTCGATCATGGCGCGGGTTCCGTCGCTGGCCGTGATGCATCCTCACGCCGGGCTGCTGGGCGCCGCTGCCTATGCCGCCGACGCCGAACGTGACGCACCAGGAGTTGCCGCATGAGCCCCACCTTCCACGACGACCGCATCGATTTCATCCACCACGGCGATGCCGATGGCTGGATCGAAGCGGTAGCCGCCGAGATGGCGCAGACCCTCAACCACGACATCAATGAAGTGGGCCGCGCGCGCATCCTGCTGTCCGGTGGCACCACGCCGGCACCGGTGTATCAGGCGCTGGCCGAACTGGACGTGCACTGGGACCGGGTTGAAGTGAGCCTGGCCGACGAGCGCTGGCTGTCGCCGCAGGATCGCGACAGCAATGCCTGGCTGGTGCGCGAACACCTGCTCAAGCGCGCCGAGGGTGCCCACTTCGATCCGCTTGTGCGGATTGGCAAGCCGCTGCCGGAATGCGTCTACACCGCCAACCTGCAGGCCCAGCACAGCCAACCGCCGAGCCTGGTGGCACTTGGCATGGGCAACGACGGCCACACCGCCTCGCTGTTCCCGGGTTCGAAGGACCTGGCCCGTGCACTGGAAAGCACCCTGCCCTACGCAGCGCTGGATGCCACCGGCTGCCCGGGCGCGAACCAGTGGCCGCTGCGCATCACGCTGACCCCGCACGGCCTGCGCCAGTGCCGCCAGCGCCTGCTGCTGCTGCGCGGCAAGCAGAAGCTGCAGGTGCTGCGCCAGGCGCTGGATAGCAACAACGCCCAGCAGTACCCGATCCTCAATGCGATCAACCTGGACGGCGCGCGCCTGCGCGTCCACTGGGCTGATTGATGTCGGCGGCGGCGCATGCCGCCGCTTGCCTCTCGCCACCACGAACGCCGGTAGCCAATGAGCCTCCATCCGCAACTGCAAGCCATCACTGAGCGCGTCATCCGCCGCAGCGCCGCCTCGCGTGCCGCCTATCTGGCCGCGATCGACGCCTCCCTGCGCGAGGGCCCGTTCCGCAGCCGCCTGAGCTGCGGCAACCTCGCCCACGGATTCGCCGCCTGCGGCGGCACCGACAAGAGCCGCCTGCGCGGTGGCGTGACGCCGAACCTGGGCATCATCACCGCCTACAACGACATGCTGTCGGCGCACCAGCCGTTCGAAACCTATCCCGAGCAGATCCGCGAGATCGCCCGCGAACTGGGCGCCACCGCGCAGGTGGCCGGCGGCGTGCCGGCGATGTGCGACGGCGTCACCCAGGGCCGTGGCGGCATGGAACTGTCGCTGTTCTCGCGCGATGTGATCGCACAGGCGACCGCCATCGGGCTCAGCCATGACATGTTCGACACCACCGTCTACCTCGGCGTGTGCGACAAGATCGTGCCGGGCCTGCTGATCGGCGCGCTGGCCTTCGGCCACCTGCCGGCGGTGTTCGTGCCGGCCGGCCCGATGACCCCGGGCATCCCGAACAAGCAGAAAGCCGAAGTCCGCGAGCGCTATGCTGCCGGCGAAGCCACCCGCGAAGAACTGCTGGAAGCCGAGTCCGCCTCGTACCACGGCGCCGGCACCTGCACCTTCTACGGCACCGCCAATTCCAACCAGGTACTGCTGGAAGCGATGGGCGTGCAGCTGCCGGGTGCGTCGTTCGTCAACCCGGGCACGCCGCTGCGCGATGCACTGACCCGCGAAGCCACCGAACGCGCGCTGGACATCACCGCGCTGGGCGATGACTTCCGTCCGCTGGGCCGCATCATCGACGAGCGCGCGATCATCAACGCGGTCATCGCGCTGATGGCCACCGGCGGTTCGACCAACCACACCATCCATTGGATCGCGGTGGCACGTGCCGCCGGCATCGTGCTGACCTGGGACGATTTCGACGAGCTGTCGCAGCTGATCCCACTGCTGGCCCGCGTCTATCCGAACGGCGATGCCGACGTGAACCGTTTCGCTGCGGCCGGCGGCCCGGCGTTCGTGTTCGGCGAGCTGATCAAGGCCGGCCTGATGCACGGCGACCTCGTGAGCGTGGCGCGCGGCGGCATGGCCGACTACGCGCGCGAACCGCAGCTGCGCGACGGCCAGCTGGTCTACCTGCCAGGCCTGGAACGCAGCGCCGATGACGAAGTGGTGCGCGGTGTCGACAACCCGTTCGAACACCAAGGTGGCCTGCGCCTGCTGCGCGGCAACCTGGGCAAGTCGCTGATCAAGCTGTCGGCGGTGAAGCCGCAGTACCGCACGATCGAAGCACCGGCGGTGGTGGTGGATGCACCGCAGGTGTTGAACAAGCTGCACGCC
This genomic window from Stenotrophomonas maltophilia contains:
- the zwf gene encoding glucose-6-phosphate dehydrogenase, which codes for MHDTLFLFGATGDLAQRYLFPSLLRLLGDGLLPEDFRIRALALSGHDTEAFHDILRPRLQQAMPMATQDDISALLRRIDYRSVDLRDVDSVAAAVSDLVHRKCVSYLAIPPGLYISTCEGLAKGGALAAPARLMLEKPIGSDSESAEEIISTIGQWIDEDRVFRLDHYLGKAAVQNLIALRFGNTLLEAVWNRNYIESVHILVAESEGVDGRDAYYARSGALRDMVQSHILQLLCMVAMEPPASLEADRIRDEKVKVLRALRPLDARHAARDSIRGRYTAGSINGQPAQAYQPPEGSDVETFAGVTAHIDNWRWSGVPFHLVTGKRLPERTTRVVVTLKPVTHWLFERPQRAQAAPNRLVFQLQPQENIELGLMSSLAGPEWGALELHPLELELSVPTGLHRRIAYERLFLDAFNGNHTLFVRDDEVRAAWAWIDSVADAWKAAKLPLEPYPAGQWGPSNATEFLPQGVDAPDSGASA
- a CDS encoding ABC transporter ATP-binding protein, which codes for MAKVQLQGVRKVYDNGQVAVKDATFEVADGELMVLVGPSGCGKSTLLRMVAGLEEISGGTLSIGDRVVNDVAPKDRDIAMVFQSYALYPHMTVAENLAFGLKLRGHDKATIDKRIAEAAQTLGLTEMMDKLPKAMSGGQRQRVALGRALVREPAVFLLDEPLSNLDAKLRHSVRTEIAQLHRKLGTTMIYVTHDQVEAMTLGQRIVVLKDGIIQQIDTPMALYDRPANLFVAGFLGSPAMNVLRGTLQGDAGGVTVVDGDWRAPLGQATIDPAWLQKPIAVGVRPEHLQPATADDAHAFSARIEGIEPVGNEIFVNLSSGQHALTMRVAPQALPAVGEDIRVAIHPQGLHFFNAETGERL
- the edd gene encoding phosphogluconate dehydratase produces the protein MSLHPQLQAITERVIRRSAASRAAYLAAIDASLREGPFRSRLSCGNLAHGFAACGGTDKSRLRGGVTPNLGIITAYNDMLSAHQPFETYPEQIREIARELGATAQVAGGVPAMCDGVTQGRGGMELSLFSRDVIAQATAIGLSHDMFDTTVYLGVCDKIVPGLLIGALAFGHLPAVFVPAGPMTPGIPNKQKAEVRERYAAGEATREELLEAESASYHGAGTCTFYGTANSNQVLLEAMGVQLPGASFVNPGTPLRDALTREATERALDITALGDDFRPLGRIIDERAIINAVIALMATGGSTNHTIHWIAVARAAGIVLTWDDFDELSQLIPLLARVYPNGDADVNRFAAAGGPAFVFGELIKAGLMHGDLVSVARGGMADYAREPQLRDGQLVYLPGLERSADDEVVRGVDNPFEHQGGLRLLRGNLGKSLIKLSAVKPQYRTIEAPAVVVDAPQVLNKLHAGGLLPQDFVAVVRYQGPRANGMPELHSLAPLLGLLQNQGRRVALVTDGRLSGASGKIPAAIHVTPEAARGGPLAKVREGDMIRLDGEAGTLEVLVDAAEWAARSLAPNTAPAAHDLGRNLFAINRRVVGPADQGAISISCGPAAADGGPWDYDAEYELGHDAAAAAAPHEAKDA
- the glk gene encoding glucokinase, giving the protein MSASSQPVLVADIGGTNARFALADTSLDAPLLKESIREYAVTEFPSLGDAAHHHLEQIGATASRGVFAVAGRVDGDEARITNHPWVISRSRTAAMLGFNELHLINDFAAQAMAISLLQPDDVVQVGGAAWVPGKPGQPRNYAVIGPGTGLGVGGLILRHGRCYPLETEGGHVSFPPGTPEEIRILEILSEQFGRVSNERLICGPGLVNIHRAVCEMAGIDPGQLQPVDVTARALHGDPQAMRTVDVFCAVFGAIAGDLVLTQGAWDGVFLTGGLTPKMLDSLQHSGFRQRFEHKGRFSSIMARVPSLAVMHPHAGLLGAAAYAADAERDAPGVAA
- the pgl gene encoding 6-phosphogluconolactonase, which gives rise to MSPTFHDDRIDFIHHGDADGWIEAVAAEMAQTLNHDINEVGRARILLSGGTTPAPVYQALAELDVHWDRVEVSLADERWLSPQDRDSNAWLVREHLLKRAEGAHFDPLVRIGKPLPECVYTANLQAQHSQPPSLVALGMGNDGHTASLFPGSKDLARALESTLPYAALDATGCPGANQWPLRITLTPHGLRQCRQRLLLLRGKQKLQVLRQALDSNNAQQYPILNAINLDGARLRVHWAD